In Acomys russatus chromosome 28, mAcoRus1.1, whole genome shotgun sequence, the genomic window tcaaccactgagccatctctctagccctcaagtcccatttttaaatcttgaaaatCTATTTatcatgagtgcatgtgtatgcatgatggtgcatctggaggtcagagcacaaccttgattttttttgtctatctccttttttttttttaaacatttatttattatgtatggtgttctgtctgcatgtattcctccacaccagaagagggcaccagatcccagtatagatggttgtgagccatcatgtagttgctgggaattgaactcaggacctttggaagagcaggcagtgctcttaaagcctaagccatctctccagcccttttgtttAGCTCCTACCACCAGAATAAGAGTTGACTGAGGGACCATGCCCTGCCCCATgtttagagcacttgctcctTTTGGAAAAGACCTGGGTGTAgttcacccacatggtggctcacaagcatctgtgacttcagttccaggaggtctgttgcccttttctggcctcctcaggcactaggcgcacatgtggtgcacatacataagctcatgtacataaaatttgaaaacaatttctttttttaaagggagggctggagagcatTTCCCGGTTTGAGCACAACACCCAGTAGAAACAGTAGTCAGAGGCAAAGCAAGCATTCCCCAACTCTAGTAGGACAAGACAGTAGTTGAGGCAAATTAAAACTCTAAGAAGTTAAGCCAGGCACAgttggtgcacacctctaatcccagcactctgggaggcagaggcaggaggatctctgtgagttcaaggtcacgctggttcacaaagtgagtccaggacagccagggctacagagagaaaccctgtctcggaaaacaaaagaaaaaaaagtctaagaACTTGAGATGGGTTGTGGCCTCACCCATGGCATCACTTAGACTTAGTCTACCTTGCTCCTCAGGTGGGCCTACCAGCCAAGTCAGCTGTGTCAGGAGCCATCCTCCTGGTTGTCCCCAATGTCATGGGGATGATGTGTCTGTCACCTCCCTTAGACAAGCTGGGGAACAGCCAAAGGGGCATCAGCTTCTGCCAGGTAAGCTGTTCTGCATGGAGTACTTAATCCTGTCtaattaagaataaattaatgagccaggcatggtggctcaggcttttaatcccagcacttggaaggcagaagcaggcggatcactgtgagttcggggccagcctggtctacaaagtgagtccagcccagccaagactacacagagaaaccttgtctcaaaaaaagccaaaattaattaattaattaattaaaattaattaattaattaattaatgagccaggcgtggtggcacaccacattaaatcccagcacttgggaggcagaggcagacggatcgctgtgagttcaaggccagcctggtctacaaagcaagtccaggacagccaaggctacacagagaaaccctgtctcaaacaccccaccccacccccaccaaaaaagaGTAGACTAACGGTAGCCACTATGATCAGAGCAATTTTGTGCTCACAGAAAGGGAAGAGACATGTAAACAATTCCTTTGGCTTCTAATTCTAGAAGTTGGTGTCTCTCTTTAACTTCCACAACTATGACAACCTGCGGCACTGTGCTCGGAAGTTAGACCCACGGCGGGAAGGAGGAGAAGTGCGGGTAAGCGatacacccccaaccccccccttctccccccacccccctccccccaccctggcAGCCTAAAGGATTTCACAAGGAAACATTCCACAACGCTGCAGTGGTGGCTCTGGTGATCCATGGAGGGTGGTCACCAGGTAGAGTGGGTGTGGGGACATTCAAAGTCACGACTGGTCTGAGGTGGCTGTGATGTGTGTTCCAGAACAAGACGGTGGTGAACCTGCTCTTTGCTGCATACAGTGGAGATGTTTCTGCTCTTAGGAGGTAATTCCATCACGactaaggtttttttgtttttttccccagacagggtttctctgtgtagccttggctgtcctgaactcgctttgtagaccaggctggctttgaactcacagtgatccacctgcctctgcctcccgagtgctgggattaaaggcgtgcagcctTCAGACATCGTATTAGGATGCAGTATAGCAGACTGCTAAATGCTGCATTTCACGGTTAGGGCTGACACGTGGCATTTAAAtaagtgtgtgcgtgcacatgtccCTGTTTGCGCAGTTGCATGTTTGTAGCCATGcatgtggtggccagaggacGACTTCAGGTGTGACTCCTCAGGGACAgagtctttttgagacagtctatCGCTGACCTGGAGCTAGCTCATCAACCTAtcaccaccccacacccacccgtCCTCCCACCCCCGCACAGGGGAGGGGATTACAAGCCTGTTTTAATGTGGGTTgtgtggatcaaactcaggtctcagaCCCTCATGCCTGCCCGGCAAGCACttcgctgagccatccctccagcctgaggacctgtttgtttgtttgttttacaatcaAAGTGCCTGCCTTAAGCTAAGAGCTAATGACAAATGGCAGTCACTGTGACTGACTTGTGAATCCATGCAGTCAGGCCCCACTTCAGACCTCTGTCTACTGACTAGACTGACATGGGTAACCCAGGCTGCTCTCTGCTACCCTCAGGTTTGCTCTCTCAGCCATGGACATGGAGCAGAAAGACTACGATTCCCGCACAGCCCTGCACGTTGCTGCAGCTGAAGGTAgttctttggtgttttttgtttggttggttggttttgttgttgttggtggtggtggtggtggttttttttctgagacaggggttctctgtgtagccgtggcacccctggactcactctgtagaccaggctggcctccaactcaagagatcttccagtctcttcctccagagtgctgggattaaaggcgtgcgctgccgcCACCCAGCTCAGGTGAAGGTATTCAAAGGGCTAAAGAGGAAAAGCAGAGTGTGAGACCTGCCCTCTTGCACCAGGTGTTACCCCTATCGCTGTGTTCATACAGAACAACAGGCAGTTTTGTCTCCGGGCCCTTCAGCTGGCAGATGGATTGTAACTAGGTACTGCCAAGGGGCAAATGTCAAGGACTATAGCCTCCAGCTGCCAAGGTCTGCGCACCAAATACTTCAGGACCCACCTATACCATCTCATTTTCCCCCCACCCTTATTCTTAGGACACATTGAAGTTGTCAAATTCCTGATCGAGGCTTGCAAAGTGAATCCTTTTGTCAAGGATAGGTGAGTAGTCAGTCCTAAAGGTGAGGAGGGTGacccccctgcccgccccccaccccaccccacccccagccactgtGCGCATGCGCCTACGCATGCTGTGCCGCGCTGGCGCTCTCCAAGGCGTCTTTGCCTGAACCGTCCCTGTTCCTCGCAGGTGGGGCAACATCCCCCTGGATGACGCAGTGCAGTTCAACCACCTGGAGGTGGTCAAGCTGCTCCAGGACTACCACGACTCCTACCTGCTCTCAGAGACTCAGGCGGAGGCAGCAGCCAAGACCCTGTCCAAAGAGAACTTAGAAAGCATGGTGTGAGCCCAGGCCAGGGCCAGGCCCCGGCTTGAGGAAAAGCGAGAGCTGGCCGCACATTTAACACACAGCCACCAGAAACACTATGAGCGGCTGCTCCAGGAGCGGCAGCATGGCCATCTGGTGACACAGGCCAGGGCTTTCTGTGAGAATCAAAAACGCCCTAGTCTCCGCAAAGGGCACAGAGAAAAGCCTCCGTGGATACCTGCAGCACACTAGCTGCCCAGAGACCTCCAGGAAGGAGTTTATGGCTTCATCCGCTCAAAAGTAGCCCGACAGTCTTTTCCCAGGtccccttttcctctctgaaGAAATCGCTATGACAACAAGGGCATCCTTGGAAGAGATTCTAGCTGCCGTGCATAGGCATCTGCCGCAGAGTAAGAGAAGCGGGTGGGACGCACTGCGCCTGGCTTTAGAAGTCTGCAGAGATCTGTCCCTCTTAGCCAGGACAGGCTGCTACCGCTAACAGCAATTTTATAGACAGAGAAAGTATTTTGTGTTCAAATAAACTTTAATTACATGAATCCGCGCTCTTTGCTCAGTCTAGTCATTCCCTTTATCCCTCCGCTAAGGATGGGTACCCAGCTTTATAACACCGTCACAGGAAGTAGCATAAGACAGACCTCGGGGTCAAGGTGCAAACAACAAACAGTACCCCATACAGTACTCTACCAAGTTCCTCAGCCCAGAATACTGTTTAGATTGAGTATATTCTGTGGCCCAGGGCGATGGGCGCTGTGGGTCCGAACAAGCTCCAAAATGGACTGCGTCAGGCTGCCTTCTTTTCTCCGGATACGCGCAGAAGGAGCTTCCCAAGGGTAAAGACTCTGGCTCTACAGCCCTACCTAGCTCCCTGGTGCCTCTTCCCCTTTGTCACATAACTGGCACAATGGTTATTGAATGAAAACTGGCCGGGTATGTACCCGAGGTAGGCAGAAGACAGATGGACATGCGGATAGCTGCATCTGGGTAGGACTGACATCTGTGGTGCTGAGGTACTGGGGATTCCCTGACCCACAGAGTCAATAAAGCTCTGAGGGAGCCAGAACCCAAGACTCTTGAGGTGCATCAGAGAAAAGGCCACATCTGTGACTACCACTCCTCCAGTCAGAGGTAGGAAGCATGGTGAACCCCCAAAACAAGTAACACATGGGTAAGGGAAGGAGAGGTAGTGGCTGAAAGAcagctccctcccaccccctcaccccccaataAACAGTCTAAGACACCTGAACACAAACAAGTCGAAGGACCCAAGGAAGCTGGTTCTCATTCACCCGACGATCTGGGAAACCGGCAGTTAACGAGGGCAAAGTTTGGCTGTAAATCTAGCTTTCACAGAGTAGGGACCAGAGGAAGATGGCTAAAATATTGCACAAAGGATCCCAACCGAAGTGTGAGAGCCACCAGCTGCTCGACAAAACTGATCGTGAGCATGACTAAGGGACCCGGATAACGGCCATGTCAGAGCCCCTTGGGCACATCAAGTCCTGAGTGGGTGACCAGTTCTCCATCCCAAAGAGCAAAAGCAGGCGCCACTGGGCCGCGGAAATCTGTCTGTATCGTGTGCACCACAGAGACCTGCCTCACGTCCACCAGGCTCAGCTTCTTCGCCTCGTAGTCCAGCAGCAACCCCACCTTCTCTGGTTGCCCAACACCCTCAATTGGGGCTTTTTCGTTGGCCAACATGCTGTGCCACTTGCGCTGGGCGTAGGAGAAAACCCAAGACCGGTCATCCACACCGACGCAGCTGTCCCGGGCCATGTCCACGTCTGCCACTCCTATCCGGAACTGCTGGGAGCGCTTCACTGTCACCTCCCAGTAGTGCCTGCCACTGGTGACCGCGGTGTCCGCGAGCACCACGGCCCACTCGCGGAAGCGCTCCACGTTCAGGGCCACCCTGCTGGGCTCCAGTCCCACCAAGCCGTACTTGACAGCTGTGTCACCTCTGAAGAGGGCCAGGCTGCTATGCGCAGTTTTCTCCTCCAGTTTGAAAGATATGCCTGTGGCCAGAACAGAAAGAAGGGGTTAGCACCCTGAGGGCGGAGTTTGATCTGAAACGCTTCGGGGGAGCCGGGAAAACTCAGCGTCATTATGGAGAGAGTGCAGCCGCAGCACAGGGGCGCGGGGGAGCCAGAGTCTA contains:
- the Spryd4 gene encoding SPRY domain-containing protein 4 — protein: MRPWHKMALRLARGWNLFLWGAKRWGDPAGEARRGISFKLEEKTAHSSLALFRGDTAVKYGLVGLEPSRVALNVERFREWAVVLADTAVTSGRHYWEVTVKRSQQFRIGVADVDMARDSCVGVDDRSWVFSYAQRKWHSMLANEKAPIEGVGQPEKVGLLLDYEAKKLSLVDVRQVSVVHTIQTDFRGPVAPAFALWDGELVTHSGLDVPKGL